Proteins co-encoded in one Flavivirga eckloniae genomic window:
- a CDS encoding NAD(P)/FAD-dependent oxidoreductase: MNIPQSNYPRVVIIGGGFAGINFARKIANKNVQVVLIDKRNYHTFQPLLYQVSSAGLEPDSIAYPLRKILKKHKNTFFRLAEVESIDSEKNEITTSIGNISYDYLVIATGTKTNYFGNKSIETHGMPMKKVPQALNIRSLILQNFEQAAITHDREARKALLNFVIVGGGPTGVELAGAIAELKNHILPRDYRDLIPEDMQIYLLEGGERVLPTMSEHASKKAAKFLSKLGVLVHCNTFVKNYDGKKVQTNLSLELQSETLIWAAGVTGNPVMGLQADVLIDRANRYKVNEYSQIEGYNNIFALGDISLMQTDEYPNGHPQVAQPAIQQGVLLGKNLIRLIEGKPLKKFKYKDKGSMATVGRNKAVVDLKHFRFAGFFAWFVWMFVHLMALVGFRNRVIVFFNWGYNYINFDKAARLIIRPFKKLN; the protein is encoded by the coding sequence ATGAATATCCCCCAATCCAACTATCCCAGAGTCGTTATAATAGGCGGAGGTTTTGCAGGTATTAATTTTGCAAGAAAAATAGCAAATAAAAATGTACAGGTTGTTTTAATTGATAAGCGTAATTATCATACATTTCAACCGTTATTGTACCAGGTTTCCTCGGCAGGGTTAGAGCCGGATTCCATTGCTTATCCACTTCGGAAAATATTAAAGAAGCATAAAAATACCTTTTTTCGTTTGGCAGAGGTGGAATCGATAGATTCAGAAAAAAACGAAATAACAACAAGTATTGGTAATATAAGTTATGATTATTTGGTAATAGCTACGGGTACCAAGACTAATTATTTTGGCAACAAATCTATTGAAACCCATGGTATGCCTATGAAGAAGGTGCCACAAGCTTTAAACATTCGCAGTTTAATATTGCAGAATTTTGAACAGGCAGCTATTACGCACGATCGGGAAGCCAGAAAGGCATTGTTAAATTTCGTTATTGTTGGAGGAGGTCCAACAGGTGTGGAGTTGGCAGGAGCTATAGCGGAGCTTAAAAATCATATTTTGCCTAGGGATTATCGCGATTTAATTCCAGAAGATATGCAGATATACTTATTGGAAGGCGGGGAACGCGTTTTACCAACTATGAGTGAGCATGCTTCTAAAAAAGCCGCAAAGTTTCTTTCTAAATTAGGTGTTCTGGTACACTGCAATACGTTTGTTAAAAATTACGATGGTAAAAAAGTGCAAACCAATTTGAGTTTAGAACTACAATCGGAAACATTAATTTGGGCAGCAGGTGTTACCGGAAACCCGGTAATGGGGCTTCAGGCAGATGTGCTTATAGATCGAGCAAACAGATACAAGGTAAACGAGTATAGTCAGATTGAAGGCTATAACAATATTTTTGCCTTAGGAGATATTAGTTTGATGCAGACCGATGAATATCCAAACGGACACCCACAAGTGGCGCAACCGGCTATTCAACAAGGTGTACTTTTAGGAAAAAACCTTATAAGATTAATAGAAGGGAAACCGTTAAAAAAATTCAAATATAAGGACAAAGGTTCGATGGCAACCGTGGGAAGAAATAAAGCTGTTGTAGACTTAAAACATTTTAGGTTTGCAGGTTTTTTTGCTTGGTTCGTATGGATGTTTGTGCACCTTATGGCATTGGTAGGTTTTAGAAATAGGGTGATCGTTTTCTTTAATTGGGGCTATAATTATATTAATTTTGATAAAGCTGCACGACTTATTATACGGCCTTTTAAGAAGTTAAATTAA
- a CDS encoding RNA polymerase sigma factor has translation MSKELEHNFVELLEKHQNIIHKVCRLYTNNYDAHNDLFQEITIQLWKAYPKFRGDAKFSTWMYRVGLNTAITLYRKSKRTINTQDYNGVEYKIKAVDYDDTEEQQLKILYKAVHQLNDIEKALVFLYLEDKDYREISETLGISEVNARVKMNRIKTKLKTILNP, from the coding sequence TTGAGTAAAGAACTAGAACATAATTTTGTTGAATTGCTGGAAAAGCATCAAAATATCATACACAAAGTATGCCGTTTATATACTAACAATTATGATGCTCATAATGATTTATTTCAAGAAATAACCATTCAACTTTGGAAAGCATATCCAAAATTTCGAGGTGATGCCAAATTTAGTACATGGATGTATAGAGTTGGGTTAAATACCGCAATAACACTTTACAGAAAATCGAAACGAACCATCAACACACAAGATTATAATGGTGTTGAATATAAAATAAAAGCAGTAGACTATGATGATACAGAAGAACAACAACTAAAAATACTCTACAAAGCGGTACATCAATTAAACGATATTGAAAAAGCGCTTGTTTTCTTATACTTAGAGGATAAAGATTATAGAGAAATTAGTGAAACTTTGGGAATTAGCGAAGTTAATGCACGCGTGAAGATGAATAGAATAAAAACGAAGCTTAAAACCATATTAAATCCGTAA
- a CDS encoding pseudouridine synthase — MEASKSKHRHFVIYKPYGYLSQFISHDSKQQSKKFLGLLHDFPEGTMAIGRLDEKSEGVLLLTTDGKTSDHVNSGKVEKEYYAQVDGDISEEAIQQLKTGLEIGFEGEKYLTKPCKAHRLDGVPHLPERSRKIRDDRHGPTSWVSITLTEGKFRQVRKMTSAVGFPTLRLVRVRVGGFHLSALMQIGGVIEVDKLMEEDFD; from the coding sequence ATGGAAGCATCTAAAAGTAAGCATCGGCATTTCGTAATCTACAAACCGTACGGTTATTTGAGTCAGTTTATAAGCCATGACTCAAAACAACAATCGAAAAAGTTTTTGGGATTACTGCATGATTTTCCAGAAGGCACTATGGCGATTGGTAGGCTGGATGAAAAGTCGGAAGGCGTATTGTTGCTTACTACCGATGGTAAAACGAGTGATCATGTTAACAGCGGAAAGGTTGAAAAGGAATATTATGCACAGGTAGATGGCGATATTTCGGAAGAAGCGATCCAACAATTAAAAACAGGTTTAGAAATTGGTTTCGAAGGTGAAAAGTATCTTACAAAGCCTTGCAAAGCTCATAGACTGGACGGTGTTCCACATTTACCAGAACGATCACGAAAAATACGAGATGACAGGCATGGGCCAACATCATGGGTATCGATAACGTTAACCGAGGGCAAGTTTAGACAGGTTCGAAAAATGACTTCGGCAGTTGGTTTTCCAACGTTACGTTTAGTGCGTGTTAGGGTAGGAGGCTTTCATCTTAGTGCATTAATGCAAATAGGAGGGGTTATTGAGGTTGACAAATTAATGGAAGAAGACTTTGATTAA
- a CDS encoding type IA DNA topoisomerase yields MKVCIAEKPSVAREIASVLGANTKRDGYYEGNGYAITYTFGHLCTLKEPNDYKPYWKSWDLNNLPMLPEKFETKVVSNSGIQKQFKIVKSLFDKADLVINCGDAGQEGELIQRWVLNEANYKGEVQRLWISSLTTEAIKEGFENLKPASDYDNLYYAGFSRAIGDWLLGMNATRLYTVKHGGYKQVLSVGRVQTPTLAMVVKRFKDIENFKPQPYWELQTLYRETLFSYEEGRFLKKEDGEALANKVKESDFEIESITKKKGKEYAPKLFDLTGLQVYCNTKFGFSADETLKIVQRLYEQKAVTYPRVDTTFLPTDIYPKVAGILQKLTNYSILTEPLLGKKIKKSAKVFNDKKVTDHHAIIPTGVQINLQYNQKQVYDIIVRRFIAVFYDDCLVANTNVVGKAADVSFKTTGKEILEKGWRVVFENPNAKEKEMGVLPTFEKGERGPHEPTFLEKETKPPKQYTEASLLRAMETAGKQVDDEDMRELMKENGIGRPSTRANIIETLFKRKYIKRNKKQVLPTVTGIQLIDTIQNDLLKSAELTGSWEKQLKDIEKGAFSAGAFIKNMKRMVDALVYEVRSEAKRANISYAETVKNREVKAVKKKSAGITAEACPKCKQGHILKGKKAYGCSAYKTGCNFVMPFSYANKKVSEKQFIRLLQKGSTVNLKGFKTDSGPMEGLLRFDEAFNLKLEPKKASASADNTGKNAKSDELMCPKCKKGTVIKGGSAYGCSAYKSGCDFKVAFDVVRAKINGQKPTKELVYSILNGSI; encoded by the coding sequence GTGAAAGTTTGTATTGCCGAAAAACCAAGTGTAGCACGAGAAATAGCCTCTGTTTTAGGAGCTAACACCAAACGTGATGGCTATTATGAAGGCAATGGTTATGCAATTACTTATACTTTTGGACATTTATGTACATTAAAGGAACCTAACGATTATAAACCCTATTGGAAAAGTTGGGATTTAAACAACTTGCCCATGTTGCCCGAAAAGTTTGAAACGAAAGTGGTTTCTAATTCGGGAATTCAAAAGCAGTTTAAGATTGTAAAGAGTTTATTTGATAAGGCAGATTTGGTTATAAACTGTGGGGATGCCGGTCAAGAAGGAGAATTGATTCAACGTTGGGTATTAAATGAAGCAAATTATAAAGGTGAAGTACAGCGTTTATGGATTTCTTCATTAACTACAGAAGCCATTAAAGAAGGTTTTGAAAACTTAAAACCAGCTTCAGATTACGATAATTTATACTACGCAGGGTTTTCCAGAGCTATTGGCGATTGGTTGTTGGGGATGAACGCGACCAGATTGTATACAGTAAAGCATGGCGGTTATAAGCAAGTACTATCTGTTGGTCGTGTACAAACACCAACATTGGCTATGGTGGTTAAGCGGTTTAAAGACATTGAGAATTTTAAACCCCAACCGTACTGGGAGCTGCAAACACTATACAGGGAAACACTTTTTAGTTACGAAGAAGGACGTTTTTTAAAAAAGGAAGATGGTGAAGCCTTGGCTAATAAAGTAAAGGAGAGTGATTTTGAAATTGAATCTATTACAAAGAAAAAAGGGAAGGAGTATGCGCCAAAGCTTTTCGATCTAACAGGTTTGCAAGTGTATTGCAATACCAAGTTTGGATTCTCGGCAGATGAAACACTTAAAATCGTTCAGAGGCTTTACGAACAAAAAGCAGTTACATATCCTAGAGTAGATACTACATTTTTGCCCACAGATATTTATCCTAAAGTAGCTGGTATTCTTCAAAAGTTAACCAACTATTCAATACTAACCGAACCGCTTTTAGGTAAGAAAATAAAAAAGTCGGCTAAAGTTTTTAACGATAAAAAAGTAACCGATCACCATGCTATTATTCCAACTGGGGTTCAGATTAATTTGCAATACAATCAGAAGCAGGTTTACGACATTATAGTAAGGCGTTTTATAGCAGTTTTTTACGATGATTGTTTGGTGGCTAATACCAATGTTGTAGGTAAGGCTGCCGATGTATCTTTTAAAACCACGGGCAAAGAAATTTTAGAGAAGGGATGGCGTGTCGTTTTTGAGAATCCCAATGCTAAAGAAAAGGAGATGGGGGTACTGCCTACTTTTGAAAAAGGGGAAAGAGGACCGCATGAACCTACGTTTTTAGAAAAGGAAACCAAACCGCCAAAACAATATACAGAAGCCTCCTTGTTACGAGCTATGGAAACTGCAGGAAAGCAAGTAGATGATGAAGACATGCGCGAGTTGATGAAGGAAAATGGTATTGGAAGACCATCTACCCGAGCTAATATTATTGAAACACTTTTTAAAAGAAAGTATATAAAACGTAATAAAAAACAGGTATTGCCTACCGTTACGGGAATTCAGCTTATCGACACCATTCAAAACGATTTATTAAAATCGGCAGAACTAACAGGATCTTGGGAAAAACAGCTTAAGGATATAGAAAAAGGTGCTTTTAGTGCAGGGGCATTTATAAAGAACATGAAACGTATGGTAGATGCTTTGGTGTATGAGGTGAGAAGTGAAGCCAAGCGCGCCAATATATCTTATGCTGAAACGGTTAAAAATAGAGAAGTCAAGGCTGTTAAGAAAAAATCGGCTGGTATTACAGCAGAAGCCTGTCCTAAATGTAAACAAGGACATATTCTAAAAGGAAAAAAAGCATATGGTTGCAGTGCTTATAAAACAGGTTGTAATTTTGTAATGCCTTTTTCCTATGCTAATAAAAAGGTTTCTGAAAAGCAGTTTATCAGGTTGCTCCAAAAAGGGTCTACCGTTAATTTAAAAGGGTTTAAAACAGATTCTGGCCCAATGGAAGGTTTGTTGCGTTTTGATGAGGCATTCAATTTAAAATTAGAGCCTAAAAAGGCCTCAGCGTCTGCGGACAATACAGGCAAGAACGCAAAATCTGACGAATTGATGTGTCCGAAATGTAAAAAAGGAACTGTTATAAAAGGAGGAAGCGCTTATGGGTGTAGTGCATACAAATCGGGATGCGATTTTAAAGTGGCTTTCGATGTTGTAAGAGCTAAAATAAATGGGCAAAAACCAACTAAAGAACTTGTTTATAGTATTTTGAATGGAAGCATCTAA
- a CDS encoding fibrinogen-like YCDxxxxGGGW domain-containing protein, whose amino-acid sequence MTKSTYFIILLLFSMYYSFGQVGIGTTTPDPSSMLDLNSVTQGLLMPRMTEIQRNAIVSPAEGLFIYNTDRKCFQYYKGPFWSNCLRESRTNSLDCSSVNANGTYVFGTPLTNVNTITIDVLVNSYDTYNITTNTVNGYSFSASGVFSSLGLNTITLIGSGTPIATQTDTFTISFTGTGYTCNVDIDVTALPNCLAYLNAGFTTDGIYPIDPDGVGGNPAYDCYCDMTNAGGGWTLVFNHNIVAGYWANNTEAENHNMGSPGLTTNKYSILNRIDEIKNEADYEFRLHYPSLGQTNHWSQTSDPRSGPYPFGVVPGYKAINVQMTGQNWGGLESSACCTYLDGSIDGVGSFYYAIGSTQPAWGGLPIDRPRRSTNHVQLFIR is encoded by the coding sequence ATGACAAAATCTACTTATTTTATAATACTCCTACTTTTTAGTATGTATTATAGTTTCGGTCAGGTAGGAATAGGTACTACTACCCCAGACCCTTCTTCTATGTTAGATCTTAACTCTGTAACACAAGGCTTACTAATGCCCAGAATGACAGAAATTCAAAGAAACGCCATAGTTTCTCCTGCAGAAGGATTGTTTATTTATAATACAGACAGAAAATGTTTTCAATATTACAAAGGCCCATTCTGGTCTAATTGTTTAAGGGAATCTCGAACAAACAGTTTGGATTGCAGCTCTGTTAATGCAAATGGAACTTATGTTTTTGGTACGCCCTTAACCAATGTAAATACCATAACTATAGATGTTTTAGTTAACTCTTATGACACCTACAACATAACTACAAATACTGTTAATGGATATAGTTTTTCTGCTTCTGGAGTATTCTCATCTTTGGGCCTTAACACTATAACACTAATAGGCTCTGGTACACCTATAGCTACCCAAACAGATACATTCACTATAAGTTTTACAGGAACTGGTTATACCTGTAATGTAGATATTGATGTAACAGCTTTGCCTAATTGTTTAGCCTATCTTAACGCCGGATTCACAACAGATGGTATATATCCCATTGATCCCGATGGTGTTGGAGGCAACCCTGCTTATGATTGCTATTGTGATATGACTAATGCTGGAGGGGGCTGGACACTTGTTTTCAATCATAATATAGTTGCAGGCTATTGGGCAAATAATACCGAAGCTGAAAACCACAATATGGGGAGTCCTGGCTTGACAACAAATAAGTATTCGATATTAAACAGAATAGACGAAATAAAAAACGAAGCTGATTATGAATTTCGATTGCATTATCCGTCGCTAGGACAAACAAACCATTGGTCGCAAACATCCGATCCCCGAAGCGGCCCCTACCCATTCGGTGTAGTACCTGGTTATAAAGCTATTAATGTACAAATGACTGGACAGAATTGGGGAGGGTTAGAATCTTCTGCATGTTGCACTTATTTAGACGGTAGTATAGATGGCGTAGGCTCTTTTTATTATGCCATAGGTAGTACTCAACCAGCATGGGGAGGGTTACCGATTGATAGACCTAGAAGATCTACTAATCATGTTCAACTATTTATCAGGTAA
- a CDS encoding fibrinogen-like YCDxxxxGGGW domain-containing protein, whose translation MTKLTYIAIILCWCVHYSFAQVGIGTTAPSTSAILDVTSSTQGLLTPRMTEAQRDAIVSPAEGLFIYNLDAKCFQYYKGSAWSGCLGETQNKLDCNSVSANGNYIHRKPLNNSHTITLDVLVNEIGPYNISTNSANGYSFSASGTFASLGVNTITLIGSGTSRSLRTNTFTITFAETGQTCNIDIQTTFRPSCKAYFDDGFVANGSYMLDSDGSGGNPAFECWCDQTVAGGGWTLVFSHFSPDGYWANATEANEHNVDKWSSSKYSILSKIDELKSQGYYEFLLYYPRLNKRNHWRQTADPRSRGGYPAGSGVPGYQGISLEMTDSSFGGLELSGPHAYLDGSIDGAGSFHYAVGSFGPDPGASDPAVGLAVGVNEFTYYVQLYTR comes from the coding sequence ATGACAAAATTAACTTATATCGCCATTATATTATGCTGGTGTGTACATTATAGCTTTGCTCAAGTAGGCATTGGTACCACAGCACCAAGCACATCTGCTATTTTAGATGTGACATCCTCAACCCAAGGATTACTAACTCCAAGAATGACAGAAGCCCAAAGAGACGCTATCGTTTCTCCGGCCGAAGGATTATTTATTTACAATCTGGATGCTAAGTGTTTCCAATATTATAAAGGATCTGCATGGTCAGGTTGTTTGGGAGAGACTCAAAACAAATTAGATTGTAATTCTGTAAGCGCAAACGGAAATTACATTCATAGAAAACCGTTAAACAACTCACATACAATTACTCTAGATGTATTGGTTAACGAAATTGGTCCTTACAATATCTCTACAAATAGCGCTAATGGGTACAGTTTCTCTGCTTCCGGAACATTTGCATCCTTAGGAGTTAACACCATAACACTAATCGGATCCGGTACGTCTAGATCTCTTAGAACCAATACATTTACCATAACTTTCGCAGAAACCGGCCAAACTTGTAATATAGACATTCAAACAACCTTTAGACCCAGTTGCAAAGCGTATTTCGATGACGGATTTGTAGCCAATGGTTCTTATATGCTTGACTCTGACGGCTCAGGTGGAAATCCTGCTTTCGAATGTTGGTGTGACCAGACCGTAGCCGGTGGTGGATGGACACTTGTATTTAGCCATTTCTCTCCCGACGGATATTGGGCAAATGCCACTGAAGCTAATGAACATAATGTCGACAAGTGGTCGTCAAGCAAGTATTCCATATTAAGTAAAATAGATGAATTAAAAAGCCAAGGGTATTACGAATTCTTATTATACTACCCTCGTTTGAATAAACGTAACCATTGGAGACAAACAGCAGATCCCCGAAGTCGTGGAGGTTACCCGGCAGGCTCGGGAGTACCCGGTTATCAAGGTATTTCCTTAGAAATGACCGATTCTTCGTTTGGAGGGTTAGAATTGTCCGGACCTCATGCATATTTAGATGGTTCTATCGACGGTGCCGGTTCTTTTCATTATGCTGTAGGAAGTTTCGGCCCCGACCCTGGAGCCTCCGACCCCGCGGTGGGTCTTGCCGTTGGTGTCAATGAATTTACTTACTATGTTCAATTATATACCAGGTAA
- a CDS encoding fibrinogen-like YCDxxxxGGGW domain-containing protein — MIKITYTTLLWCFSIFYSFSQVGIGTKNPDASSALEISSTTRGLLPPRMTQTQRDAITSPEEGLFIYNISSKCFQYYKGASWSGCLSESQTNKLDCNSISTNGNYIVGVPLTNSNTITIDVLVNSYDTYNITTNTVNGYSFSASGTFTSLGVKTVTLMASGTPLVAQKDTFTIYHTGTDFSCNLNITVGDGYLANCLEYLNDGHSTDGIYTIDPDGPGSNAPYDCYCDMTNNGGGWTLVFNHNIAGGYWANDTEANEHNINSPGITTNKYSILSKLNEIKSKTDYEFRLHYPLLALTSHWSQTFDPRSGPSGTNPVLGYKAINVPLPMTAKSWGGLELSANKTYLDGSANSIDLWYYSIGSNAVWSDGTNPDSGIPANDRATSHVQLFMR, encoded by the coding sequence ATGATTAAAATAACTTATACTACACTATTATGGTGTTTCAGCATATTTTACAGCTTCAGCCAGGTGGGCATTGGAACAAAAAATCCGGATGCCTCATCTGCTTTAGAGATTAGTTCAACAACCAGAGGCCTTCTTCCTCCAAGAATGACACAAACCCAAAGAGATGCCATAACTTCCCCTGAAGAAGGGTTGTTTATATATAACATAAGCAGTAAATGCTTTCAATATTACAAAGGCGCATCTTGGTCTGGTTGTTTAAGTGAATCTCAAACAAATAAGTTGGATTGCAACTCCATTAGTACAAACGGAAACTATATTGTCGGTGTCCCTCTAACCAATTCAAATACAATAACTATAGATGTTTTAGTTAATTCTTACGACACGTACAACATAACCACAAACACCGTTAATGGCTATAGCTTTTCTGCCTCAGGAACGTTTACATCTTTGGGAGTTAAAACCGTAACATTAATGGCCTCTGGAACACCTCTGGTAGCTCAAAAAGACACTTTTACAATATACCATACAGGAACAGATTTTAGCTGTAATTTAAATATTACCGTAGGAGATGGATATCTTGCAAATTGCTTAGAATATTTAAATGACGGACATTCAACAGATGGTATATATACGATCGATCCAGATGGTCCAGGTTCCAATGCTCCATACGATTGTTATTGCGATATGACTAATAATGGTGGTGGTTGGACACTTGTTTTTAATCATAATATAGCTGGTGGATATTGGGCAAACGATACCGAAGCTAATGAACATAATATCAATTCTCCTGGCATAACGACTAACAAATATTCAATATTAAGTAAGTTAAATGAAATTAAAAGTAAAACGGATTACGAATTTAGGTTGCATTACCCTTTGTTAGCATTAACTAGCCATTGGTCCCAAACATTCGACCCAAGAAGTGGTCCTTCTGGAACAAATCCTGTTCTGGGGTATAAAGCAATTAATGTGCCTTTACCTATGACTGCCAAGTCATGGGGCGGTCTGGAGCTGTCTGCTAATAAGACGTATTTAGATGGTAGTGCTAACAGTATTGACCTTTGGTACTATTCAATTGGTAGCAATGCAGTATGGAGTGACGGGACTAATCCAGATAGTGGTATTCCTGCCAATGATAGAGCTACCAGTCATGTTCAATTATTTATGAGATAA
- a CDS encoding fibrinogen-like YCDxxxxGGGW domain-containing protein, translating to MTKITYFILLLCCSIYYSFGQVGIGTTTPDASSILDVTSTTQGFLPPRMTEVQRDAIASPARGLLIFNMDSNCFQFYTGAAWSDCLGAGSVSQNKLDCGSISLNGAYMVGTPFNGTNTITIDVVINTYDTYNITTNSANGYSFSASGSFASLGVHTITLTGTGTPLAAQTDTFTISLNGSGTTCNIDITATSGYLANCLEYFNGGYKTDGIYTIDPDGIGGNSPYDCYCDMTNNGGGWTLVFNHIVSGFSGFWANENEAREHNIASPGLTTNKYSILNKLDEVKSGAAYEFRLHYPSLGLTNHWSQTFDPRSGRSPSNPVPGYTEFYADMSDNNWGGLEWDEDTYGQSYLMGSLGYPSYDPYYTIGALYTAIRADNTTTDRVQLFIR from the coding sequence ATGACTAAAATCACTTATTTTATACTACTGCTATGCTGTAGTATATACTACAGCTTCGGTCAAGTAGGTATCGGAACAACGACACCTGACGCTTCATCCATTTTAGATGTAACTTCTACAACGCAAGGATTTCTACCTCCCAGAATGACGGAAGTTCAAAGAGACGCCATAGCATCACCCGCCAGAGGATTGTTAATATTTAATATGGATAGCAATTGTTTTCAATTTTACACCGGAGCAGCCTGGTCCGATTGCTTAGGCGCTGGTTCAGTGTCACAAAATAAATTAGATTGTGGCTCTATTAGTCTTAATGGTGCTTATATGGTTGGCACACCTTTTAATGGAACAAACACCATTACTATAGATGTAGTGATTAATACTTACGATACATATAACATCACTACGAATAGTGCTAACGGATATAGCTTTTCTGCCTCAGGGTCATTTGCTTCTTTAGGAGTTCACACCATAACTCTAACAGGTACAGGTACGCCATTAGCTGCTCAAACCGATACCTTTACCATAAGTCTTAATGGAAGCGGCACGACCTGTAATATAGATATTACTGCAACAAGCGGATATCTGGCAAACTGCTTGGAGTATTTTAATGGAGGTTACAAAACCGATGGTATATATACGATTGATCCGGATGGCATTGGGGGCAACTCGCCATATGATTGTTATTGTGATATGACAAATAATGGCGGCGGATGGACACTTGTTTTCAATCACATTGTATCTGGATTTAGTGGCTTTTGGGCAAACGAGAATGAAGCCCGAGAACATAATATTGCCTCTCCAGGTTTAACAACAAATAAATATTCAATACTAAATAAACTAGATGAGGTAAAAAGTGGTGCTGCTTACGAGTTCAGACTGCATTACCCTTCGCTAGGTTTAACAAACCATTGGTCGCAAACATTCGACCCCAGAAGTGGAAGATCTCCCTCAAATCCAGTTCCAGGGTATACCGAGTTTTATGCCGATATGTCTGATAATAACTGGGGTGGTCTTGAATGGGACGAAGACACTTACGGACAATCTTATTTAATGGGTAGCCTTGGCTATCCCTCATATGACCCGTATTATACTATAGGAGCCTTATATACTGCTATACGTGCTGATAATACAACAACAGATAGAGTACAGTTATTTATTAGATAA
- a CDS encoding lysophospholipid acyltransferase family protein — MGLFKRNPFGHILFLKKWLIRILGALTHRRFRGFNELQIEGSEIIKTLPDTNVLFISNHQTYFADVVSMFHVFNASLSGRVDSIKNVGYLWNPKLNIYYVAAKETMKAGLLPKVLAYVGSVSIERTWRSEGQDVNRQVKMSDISNIGKALDDGWVITFPQGTTTPFKPIRKGTAHIIKRYKPIVVPIVIDGFRRSFDKKGLRIKKKNILQSFEIKAPLEIDYDNETTDEIVKRIEYAIEQHPSFLKVIPQKELEALEELNKKREW; from the coding sequence ATGGGATTGTTTAAAAGAAATCCATTCGGACATATATTATTTTTAAAAAAGTGGCTTATTAGAATTCTAGGGGCGTTAACTCATAGACGTTTTAGAGGGTTTAATGAATTACAAATAGAGGGTTCCGAAATTATTAAAACATTACCAGATACTAATGTATTATTTATTTCGAATCATCAGACCTATTTTGCCGATGTGGTATCTATGTTTCATGTTTTTAATGCTAGTTTAAGCGGACGTGTAGACTCAATAAAAAATGTTGGGTATTTGTGGAATCCTAAGTTGAATATTTACTATGTAGCGGCTAAGGAAACCATGAAGGCGGGATTGTTACCAAAAGTATTGGCTTATGTTGGTTCTGTAAGTATTGAACGTACTTGGAGATCTGAAGGACAGGATGTGAACAGGCAAGTTAAGATGAGCGATATTTCTAATATTGGTAAGGCATTAGACGATGGTTGGGTTATTACTTTTCCGCAAGGAACTACAACGCCTTTTAAACCTATAAGAAAAGGAACAGCACATATAATTAAGCGATATAAGCCTATTGTAGTGCCTATTGTTATTGATGGGTTTAGACGATCGTTCGATAAAAAAGGTTTACGTATTAAAAAGAAAAACATTTTACAGTCTTTTGAAATAAAAGCGCCTTTAGAGATCGACTACGATAACGAGACTACAGATGAGATCGTAAAAAGAATAGAGTATGCCATAGAGCAGCACCCTTCTTTCTTAAAAGTAATACCTCAAAAAGAACTGGAAGCTCTAGAAGAACTCAATAAAAAACGGGAGTGGTAA